In a genomic window of Vigna angularis cultivar LongXiaoDou No.4 chromosome 6, ASM1680809v1, whole genome shotgun sequence:
- the LOC108341860 gene encoding multiple organellar RNA editing factor 9, chloroplastic, translated as MATVTFSFSAKTLTLPYLPKTPISNFYPVTNLRLPSSIVTQTRNGNRIRASLDGDFSAKRSSSNSDQRETIMLPGCDYNHWLIVMEFPKDPAPTREQMIDTYLDTLATVLGSMEEAKKNMYAFSTTTYTGFQCTVDEATSEKFKGLPGVLWVLPDSYIDVKNKDYGGDKYVNGEIIPCKYPTYQPKRSAPKNESRRYERRRDGPPPERRRPRQEAAASDSSST; from the exons ATGGCGACGGTCACGTTTTCCTTTTCCGCTAAAACCCTAACACTACCCTATCTACCCAAAACCCCAATCTCCAACTTCTACCCGGTAACCAATCTTCGCCTCCCTTCTTCTATTGTGACCCAAACCCGAAATGGTAACCGGATTCGGGCGTCGCTGGATGGGGATTTCTCGGCGAAAAGGAGCAGCAGCAACAGCGACCAGAGAGAGACGATAATGTTACCCGGTTGTGATTACAACCATTGGCTGATTGTGATGGAGTTTCCTAAGGACCCTGCACCCACTCGTGAACAAATGATTGACACTTACCTCGACACTCTTGCTACTGTATTGGGAAG CATGGAGGAAGCAAAGAAGAACATGTATGCATTTAGCACCACTACCTACACTGGATTTCAGTGCACTGTTGATGAAGCAACCTCGGAGAAATTCAAGG GTTTACCCGGGGTTCTTTGGGTACTGCCCGACTCGTATATAGATGTTAAAAACAAGGACTACGGAG GTGACAAGTACGTAAATGGGGAGATTATTCCTTGCAAGTACCCTACCTACCAGCCAAAACGGAGCGCACCTAAGAACGAGAGTAGAAGGTACGAGAGACGGAGAGATGGCCCTCCCCCTGAGCGCAGAAGGCCAAGACAAGAGGCTGCTGCCTCGGATTCATCCTCTACATGA